TGGATTCAGGTTCACTATGGTAACTCTTCAAACGCGGAGTTTTCAGTTCATCTTTGTCGTCAAACAGTTGGAGGTTGTAGCGTTTTTCCTTCGGTATTTTCACCGGTTTATATAGTTCTTTATTAACGTCTGTGTAGTGATTGTTTTTGTATAGGGATGTGCAGTAGTAGTCGCTTTTGCAGGATCTTTCGGAGCGGCATTCGTAGCCGCTCGATCCGCTTCTGTAGCCACTGCTTTTGGTGGAGGAGTCGCTCTTGAAGCTCTCCGCGCTGCGCCTGGCCTTGTGTCGCTTGTAGTCGTCGTCGAAGTCGGCGGG
The window above is part of the Cydia splendana chromosome 19, ilCydSple1.2, whole genome shotgun sequence genome. Proteins encoded here:
- the LOC134799986 gene encoding uncharacterized protein LOC134799986, with amino-acid sequence MGQEQSYAAHASAAQVARYKEKYSDPLQYRSSPITFPADFDDDYKRHKARRSAESFKSDSSTKSSGYRSGSSGYECRSERSCKSDYYCTSLYKNNHYTDVNKELYKPVKIPKEKRYNLQLFDDKDELKTPRLKSYHSEPESTKPKVAAPKKAGIRNYTPKILSEDEQRNKVDNWI